Genomic DNA from Trichoderma asperellum chromosome 5, complete sequence:
ATAGGGGCATACGAGcatttcatcatctccacgATGCCCGTCTTTGGCGAGCCAGGGGAGCAGACCACGCTGCACCATGTCTGCACTGCTCTGTACAACCGAGGGAGCTGCTTCATTACCGTGTATGGCATGTACATGACGTtcaaggggaaaaaaaaatggcaacGCAAGGCGAAGCACGACCACGGAGTAGCCATGGTGGAGTGCGCGGCGGGCCTGTACTGCAGCGCCCAGACAGCTGCATCAGGCGAGCGATTGCGCTGGGCGCCACTcaagtaggtacatgtatgagCGTAGTTGGAGGTACGGGCACATTGCTAGTCCAGTGGCATTGCTGTGCCGAGCATAGAGCACCATACCCTGCTGGAGTCACCTGAAGATGGTTCGAAGTGGCCAGTCGCTCCGCCTGCCAGACTGGGCGACCTGCGCCTGCAGTGCTAGCGGATCCAAGGAGCGTAtcaggtactccgtactagtAAGGCCATGGTGCCTGTGCTACGCTGTAGCATTGATTTGTCTCTCACGCATCCCCTCCCACATCAGCAGTGCCATAATACTGTAGCTCCAGGGATGCTCGCAACTTGGAGAGCTGGCATTAGCGGACCAACATGCTCGCACTGGGCAATCCAAGTGGAGCGGCCCCTAGGAGCAATCTTGATTTTTCCATTTGCATACCTACTTGTACGAGTGCCGGTAGCAATGTGGCGCTCTCACTCTCCGCCGCCCTTGCGCCGAGCATCTAGAGGACAAGCTCCATGCCACGCAATGCGGTGatactacctaggtaggtacttgaCTAGTATTTTGAACAAAGGCGAGACAGATTGCCATGGCATGAGCCAGGTGCATTACGAGGCAccaaaagcaagcaagcccTGCTCCGTACTCTATCTAAATTGCAGGCCGGCAGCACAGAGGACGGCGTTGTACAAATATAGATCATAAACGAGAGGCTTTCATGCATCGTACCTATACCATGCGCATGCGAATCGCGAAATATGGATGGGAAGCACGGGGCCTTGGAATCAAGGGTGACGTATCGGGGTTGGAAAGCTTACAATTGCTGTAAATGTGAGATACCTAGTGACCTACATAGTAGAGCCTAGTACTGTGCTACTGCAGAACCACTAATATTGGAGTGCTAGCAGCAATAGTGTTGGTGTTGACTTACAGTATACACAGTGGATTGTGAGCGGCGCTTTTGCTAgcgagtactccgtattgcAAAGCAGGATGAGACTCACACGCTTGAATAGGTAGCGGCTGAACATGGTAATTGtgggcaagcagcagcttctccgtGCATGCTACTGCTAGTCCAGCACGAGTAATCTAGCGCTCTCCTCACAGGCGCCCACAGCCTTGTATCAGCTGGCCAGAAAAGCCCGGAAGCTGTGTGTTCTGTACTAGAAGGTAGCTAGTGGTATTGCCGGTGAGCAACACCCCGCTCTTGCTTCTAAGGGTACCTGGCCAGTACCGAGCGCTACGAGCACGGAGTCCCCTGCCCAAAAGGCTCGGTGGCGACTTTGGCGCCGCGCGGTCAACCAGGGATGGCgtttgctgcagccgcagcttTTACTTTTGCGTGCCCCCCCTTCCGAGATTTTGCACACTTGGACGGTGGCCGTTGATACGCGAACGCGAATTAGCGGGGGGCCTCAAGCCGCCTCgttctttcctttcctttctgtGTAGGTTATCGCCTCCGACGGCCCTGCCACGCCAAGGGCGACCGCGGAGCATCAGACGGTGAATTGCGTCTGCTCTCGCTCCTTACTTAGTACATGCCTTGCTGGACGCTTCCTACTGTGGACTGCTAGCTTCTAGGTATGTTTCCTTTTGAATTCAATATCCACGGCCGGCTCCGGGTTTTGCTTTCTCGCCGGCTAAATATCAAAGAGATAGAGAACTGCAGAATGCATCCCGTCTGTATTCATGCgcaatacggagtactaatATGAAGGTATACAGTGAAGTCCACATAGCAACCACGCGACGCTGCAGCGATGGTAACGACGACGAGAGCAGTGGGCTTGACAGAGGCCGTCAGCCCCATGGCGGATTGCacctggctgctgcagccacacAATTGTTGTGGACTCTGTCTTACAGGCTACGGATTGTTCAAACGGCAGATACATATGGGCAAAGCACCGCAAGTTTCATTACGATTACATGCTTTTGAGCACTAGCAGCATCCCATGGGCGCACAGATGGTAAGCGGCTGGACGGAAGGGACCGCTAATATGATGTGGCCGGCATAGACGCTGGCCACTCGTTAACGACCGATGAACCAGCGATGAGATCTGTCTGTCTCCTCCTTCCAACCCGCTCGTTCGTGTTTCTGGATAGATCGACACCTCATAGCCTTTCGGCCGGCGCAGCATTCCGTGCTGCTGATGCAAAATCGAGCAAGGCCCCGGGGTGTCTGCATCAGCCCAAGTAAGGGTTCAGGCGATGTGGGGATGTCAATCACTTTGTCTGGACCGTGATGTGCATCTAGCTACTCCGTCTGCGTGGGTGAGATTTGTGGACAGCCTCTTCCGCACTATTTTGGAACACCACCACGCCACGTCGTGAGTGGGGAGCGAGGGCATTCCAAGACCAAGGGACGGCTTTGTGAAGGGCCCGCGCACTAGGAGACAAGGCGTGCACCGACCGACCCTCTGCACGCCCTGGTAGCAGTGATCTTTCGCTCCAGTTGAGCTACAACGGACGCTCCGGTCTCCTTACGACCGCCTCTGGTTGGCTGCGCTGACAGGCCGTTATTACTTGGACCCCCTTGGGTTCAAGTTGAATCCTTCGCCATCCCTTCCACGAAGCAACCGAAAGGTGGCCCCATGGggggctcttttttttttttctcatcacTTCTCTGCTGCGACCTTTACGCTTTGAACGTGGGGCGGCAGGGGCCATAGAGCTGATTGGCATCCTCCTCGTGAGCCTCTGCGGCCTGCCCTGGCATCCAGCACGGCGGCGCGAGCATGGAGCCCAAATGGTGGCTGTTTTGACCCAAGCGTCGGACTATCCCTGCCTCAAGCCGTTTTCGTTGGCGCCCTGCTAACACAGGCATCGTGCTTGTATACTATgtacggagcagcagcacagtaCAGTAATACTACAACAAGAATGTATCTACTTTCTATGTACGAGTGTATTTACTGCTGTACTGCTATATGCCATCATCTATCAGCCCTGCTGAGGATCTTGGTGGCTCCTGTGCGGTACAGGCATGTGCTGCGAATTTTACACCTCACTGGTTTCTACTTCAAAGCCACACCCGACTCCCTTGGTAGGTAGCACCCTGAATTTGTTGTTGTGCCACGTATGAGCATTAGAGGCTTGCTGACTTTGATGCCAGTAGATTTGGTGATTGTCGAGAGACTGACTCTTTGGACCTCTCAATCTCGCCAAAGCTAGCATCCATCCCTTGATCACGCTGGTTTACCGGTATGTGGCCGCAGAGTACCGCCGCGCGAGACCGAGGTATCCTGAATCTGGTGGATACTCCGTCGTTCATGGGCAAATGCGCTAGTTTGGATGTACCCGGATGCTCAAAGTACATCTCTTCGCTCAGCAGATGACCAAGTTTTCTCAGACTCGTAAGCGCAAATGCTCcatctttcccttctctagGCGCTTTCGCGTTATTGCGTCCGGCACGACCGCCGCTCCAGAGCGATGACTATCCGTGGCTAATGAGGAACGCCccattccctttttttttgttcctctttctgctttgcCGATTAGAGGTTGAGGATCCGTCCGATGAGACACCCTTACACCACCCCTTGCCTCGCCCCGTATGACGTACCAGCCAAGGAACGAAGAGAACATGCTTGTCTTACTAGCACAAGTCTGTATGGATGGACGGTGCAAGCATATCGGCTCGCAAGCTGTCTTCCTATCCCGGCCGACGATGTCTCGGAGGGTGTTCAAAGTCTGTGCGGTACTAGCAAGCATGTACAAGACAAAAGACAATCCAGGATCTGGATGTCCACTAGCAAGTCTTAGTTTAATCTCCATGCAGCCCGCACGTTTGCGTGCCGTCGTCAtaccaaaaaagaaacgtcCCATGTCGCCTACTGCTACTCTGCCAATAGCGCTAGTGCTGGTGGTACCAGCATTGCTAGGACCAGTCTGAAGAACATATCACTAGCCCACTGCCTAGTGGCTAATTTGCTCTCTGTACCGCTGTCTCGTTGGTCCACTTCTAGATCCATAGTCGGTTGGATCTGGTTCGGACAGTAGCAGCGTGCCAAACCCATGCATTGCTATTCCCTGACCGTGATTTATCCTTCAAGCCATCCCTACCAGAGCTGGGTCGCTTGTTAGCGCCACTCTGATCCCTCAGATGTCCACACCCCTCACCCTCCTTGGGAACCACCCCATACTAATACAGAGTTGGCTATTAGTGTTTGGGTTTGTATTAATAGTTTCCTTCTCACCCGGAGTGCTTGCAGTATATCACCTCTGACCTCTTATATATCGTAGCTAACTCTTCATCACTCAACGACTCACCTACTCCATTATCATTCCGTATTATCACCACACCATATTCGACAATCGTCCTTGACATTCAATCAGCTATACTTCCAGTCTTCAACATATCCAACTACATCAGCATGTTGCACTCATCCTTTGGGGGAGCGCCGGCTGCTGAGCCTTTCCCCTCATATCAATACGATAGATTCTACGACAACACATACAACACTCAACTGGCTCTGTCACAAGTTACTCAGAGGCTATCCCGAGCATCTGCGGGCGCGGCTCTCCGAGTTGTTAAGCCTTCAAGCACAAGCACCAGCCCACGATCGTCCGCTGCCAAGTCAAGAAGGCGCACAATCATCAACGACTCTCATGCGGCGAGAAGACAGCAGCAAGTTCTGGAATACATTTCTTCAACACAAGACACCAGAGCGTTTGTACCAAGAAGGCAGTCACGGCCTGTCAGCTGGCATCCGTCATCTCACCTGCAAACACCCCAAGTTGAATACATTCCACAGCAAACGTTTTATGAATACCCAACCATGCAACATGGGTACCATACCGCCTTCCAACCATCTCCTCCAATGGCATCTTACTCAAATAGcacctcgccatcatcaaattTTTCTCCACTGCCGTTGTCCTACCAAGCGAACGAGGCCATGACCACCTCCTCAGCTGATGAGTGGCAGGCAGCTAATCAGTCGGCTCCATACTATCCCACTCTGGCTGATAATCAGTATTTGAACGGTGCTATCAACGAGAGGTCCCCCACCGATGCCCTTAACTGGAACAGCTATATCTATCAAGGCTTCAGCGAGACCTCTCCACCCACACCTGATTCTTTCCTCCCTTCCGCACAGCAACCTCAGGCCGACGTTCCTGAGGCATCTATTCAAACCTTGGATGaatctgaagaagagggagaaattCTTATCGGCATGGGACTTTATGACACACCTGGCAAATACGAAGAAGATCCACACTTGAACAACTATCGCTCTACGGTATCATCTCTCCTTGGGTCTTCCTTCAAACACCAAGAGCCTAC
This window encodes:
- a CDS encoding uncharacterized protein (EggNog:ENOG41), translated to MLHSSFGGAPAAEPFPSYQYDRFYDNTYNTQLALSQVTQRLSRASAGAALRVVKPSSTSTSPRSSAAKSRRRTIINDSHAARRQQQVLEYISSTQDTRAFVPRRQSRPVSWHPSSHLQTPQVEYIPQQTFYEYPTMQHGYHTAFQPSPPMASYSNSTSPSSNFSPLPLSYQANEAMTTSSADEWQAANQSAPYYPTLADNQYLNGAINERSPTDALNWNSYIYQGFSETSPPTPDSFLPSAQQPQADVPEASIQTLDESEEEGEILIGMGLYDTPGKYEEDPHLNNYRSTVSSLLGSSFKHQEPTGKGLKLEETWEPPKSDDEDEDGEEEEEDDDN